The sequence below is a genomic window from Theobroma cacao cultivar B97-61/B2 chromosome 6, Criollo_cocoa_genome_V2, whole genome shotgun sequence.
CGAGGTACAACGTAAACCAAAATGAATGCTTTGTTGAGTCTAGAAAaggcttgaattattttaactaaaactaaataaCTGAAATAGTTTCCTGCTCTgtcctttttcacttttttctcccgcccccccccccccctcttTTCTTTGATAAGTAGAATGTAGTAATTTAATGAATattagtttaaaaaataagcaaaaattATCTCCTATAAGAAATCAGAAATGTCCTTCCATAtactaaacacatttaaacttttttaaataattatgttCTTATCAATGAAAAAGGATAAAGAAAAGGAGATAGTTACCATAACCGATCTTCTCCAATTTTGATGCAGCAGTAGTAAAAGCTTTTGATATATAGTAGAGAGCACGTCCCTGTTATATGGGTAAATTATCAATATCCAAAAGGTAATATGTGCAGACACAGGATCTATGTGAAGAAAGACAGAGAATGAGAATTATATGAAAGGAAACAATAGATAATCTATCCTTTACTCTGTCCACCCCTTAAAACTCTTTTCTCCtctttgttttcctttcttgatttctttcttaacaAGATATTCATTTCATGTTGAGTAATACAAATGAACACAATGTCTGAATGGAAAACCAGTTTTTGCAGTATTTCTGAAGAATTGTTGTTACCAAACTGAAATCAAATGAGACTTTAGGCGATAGCATTGTTGTGCTATAAAGAGTTAAAACAtgataaaaaaacaatatatcAAAACTTACAACTCGAGCTGCAAAGACATTGCAAAGCTGTGGTGCTTGGTAAATGGAACCATCCAAAATATAATATGCCAGCATTGGCGTGACTTTCTCTGGACCGTCCCTCTTTTGCTTACGGATAACAAAGAGGTTTGGCTCCATAACTTCACTAAGCATGTACTCCACGCCGGTCATTTTCCTAtgtgaaagaagaaaaagctcatTTTTGATCTTATGGGTACCTAAATCCATAAATTAGGACTATACACCGTGATTGATGATTTAGTCAGCAAATTTTtccaatcaaataaaataattttagttaaactGGAAAAACCAAATTACTTATTTGGTGGCTACTAAATCAATTTTCAAGTAGATGTAATGCCGATCACAAATAAATAGCTATGCTTGTTATTCTTCCAGAATTACATGAAAATGCCTCATCTTCGtataatatgaaaattatGACTTACCcaaatcaatatttttttcatactCCCAATGggtttcaataattttgacattttcaaTTCCCAAAGAACACGAAAATCAAATCTTGCAACATGCAAAGAGAGTTAattgaagtaaaaaaaaacaaaacaaaactttaattttcttacGAAAGTTGAGAGATGTCCAGAGGGTGAATGGAGTGCATCCTCAGCTGCTCGTTGTTGCAAGTCCAGTCATAGAACGGAGACAGAGCAAAGTAATCGAAAATCAAGTTTCGATCAAGAGGATACGTGTTTAGCCACAATTGGTCTCTGAAACATATACCTGTCATGTCTGTTCCAGGAGGCTGCATCGGCAGAGGTGGTGGCGCTTCGAAATTCCCTGCTGCCGCCGCCTGCGGTGGCGCAACCGGTGGCGTGGCCATAATTGGGGTTCTCCTATTCGGGGGCTTTTATCCGTCGAGATACAGGGTCGTTGCTTCTTAATTCTCAAAATGCCAAACTACAGGTAAATTTCACCTATTAGATAGTCCTTAATTTTTACAGTTTCACTTTATCCTAAAGTTAACGGATTACATGTCAAATTATATGACATGTTAACGTCCGCGAAGTACTTTGTACCTGTCTCAGAATTCACgcggaatttgaaaatggtgaaaaatgatcaaagcaaaagaaaaagtgaattgagataatattaaataaatatataaatgaaagaaataaaaaataaatttatttttgttttttattattaaagcGAAGAGgcatttctttttggttttgctCTTTCCTATACACTCTGCCAATGGCAAAAACTGATGCGAAAATTAACCCTTGCCTAGCGCAAGCTGAATATTGAGCTATTGCAGCAGTTGCCTTTGAACTTACATGTATACCATCTCTACTGATAGAATTAAAGCTCAACTTCGGATCAACATTAATGGTTTATTGCGTCAATTTAGTGTTTTTACACTAGGATGAAACAGTTGGCATAAGATTACTAATTCTTTGTAAGAGAAAGGGTTAGTCATGGACAACTTCTTGTCAAACATGTCCCAAGCTCTCATCAACTAGTAAATGTCGTGACTAAACTTTTATTCAAGGCCAGATTTAAGCTCTTATCGTCAAGTTAGTGTCACAAATGGTTCCACATCTTGCAAGGACATATTAACTGGTTAATCCGCAAAGCATGTCTTTCATGATAGAGGAATAGGTCTGATTGAAACCTTTTAATCAATACCTTATGATCGTGGGGTTTTTGCAAAGACTTCCTTGTACTTTTTACTGAAAGTTAATTAAtgtaattcaattttttaataaattagataaattttattaatatttatattataaaaatatttttaatgaaaattgtgttatataattaaaatttttaaatatttacaaattcgataaatttaataaataataataatatttaaaatgataatctaaaaatataatgtaatacccctcaaaactattctatttaattaattatgatataaaaaattagtaattactaagttataatctatataaaatgaataaataaatataatattggtctaactttttataattatacaTATGCCttcttagtttgtttttttgaaagttagtattttatttataagcaAAGTTAGAATGCCATGAAGAATCAAACTCCTTTTGACATATAAGCTAGCTTTGAGGAGAAGCTGATGTGTACAATTCCAAAAGGAAGCAAGCTGCTCAAAAAGTAAATATTAGCCTTCACACAGAAAGTGAtaatcctaaaaaaaaaaaaaatgtttgacGACTTTAGTCAAATAAGTCTCGATCAATGGCGAAAAGAAGGACAAAAAATAGAAGTAACAAGAACCGAAATGGTCTTCCTCCGAAAGAAGTGACGACTTTAGTCATAGTAAAAATCAGAGATCTAGAAATTagtgaaataagttttaaaaataatatctttttcaacttaataatatttttattaatattaaactTGAATATATCTTCATATAAGTATTCACTTTTCAAGTATTGTTTACTTTTTGTAAGAATGAATTTATctatttcaaatattaatttaaaattatatttattcaaCAAACACTcgatgtaattttttttttaacttttgataTATAATAGATATTGTTTAGTACAAGTATTTTTTCAGAAATAAATATGAGTTCTACgatgtcttttcttttcactCGTGTAGTGAGGGAATTTTTCATGTATAAAACAGTTCCATCATTAACTGTTTCCAAAATCTTGAAGAAACTTTTGTCATTACATATATGATTAGTTGCAATAGTGTCAATCCACCATACTCCATCCTTTTGGAGAATATTAACCTTGAAAACCATAGCTATAAATTTGTTGTTGTTCACACCTTGTGtcttatttttcaaaagtttaCATTTCATCTTGAAGTGTCTAAGTTTGTTACAATGAAAATATGgtcctttttgtttcttttgatcttatgacttTTGTCATTCATAACCATggaatgttttttttttttgttgcgCAAGACCCACTTGTTTGATAGTTTGTATTCCATCATATGGACctttgaaatttcaagatttttttcattaaaatccTTTTCGTTTTCATTTTGCTTGACTTCTTCTTATTTAcgataatttttttctattcgAAGATGATTACTAAGGTCCTCGAGAgacattttctcttttttatgttttagaaTTTTCTTAATGTCTCTCCATAAAAGGGTGTAGacacctaaataaaaaaaaaatttaaattaaataaaataaaataaataataattaaaaaaaatggggatggctgggcgtacCTTCGCCGTCCCATCCCCCACCCACTACGCGTGATGGGGGTTCTGGCCACCAACTCCAGGGGGTGCCAGAACCCCCTCGCCGGGTTGTCCAATtttttggacaacccggcTCTTTAAAAACCCTGCGACCTGCAAAAACAAAGGGGGATCGGGAAAAAAACCAGCAGTTAGCCACAAGgaaccaaaaaacaaaaaaacaacaataaaaaaagaaaaaggggtgAGATCTGAGAAGAGGAAACGGTAGAGACAGAAAAAGAATGAACGGCCGGCGGagagaagaaaggagagagcTTGACGTCGGCAACGGAAGGCGAAGTGATTCACCGGGTAAGAGAGAAATCCGAGAAGAGAGGGGAGGACGCCGGCGCCGGcgaagagagaagaaaaagatttttagagagaagggagagggtgcggtttagagagagaaacagaaATGAGGGAATGAATAAAAAAGGCTAAAAAAGAACTTTTATACCCAGAAGAAAGAGGGCAAAACGGTGTCGTTTCAGAGGAAGGAGGGCAAAACGGCGTCGTTTCAGAGAGGCAAGCAGAAGCTGGAAGGTCCAGGCCAAACGGCGTCGTTTTGAGTGGCTTTACAGGCATCAAACGGTGCGTTTTGGGTCCTACTTCGTGGGCTTCCAGAAACAGGCCGAGGTGTTAGATTTGGGCTCCCGCGGGTCGCCGAGTTGGGCCAATCGCAGCCCAACAAGatataacctttttttttgttttgatttgctTGGGTTTCTTAGTGTTGGGTCTAgcccattttaattaaaatacattttttttaggaaagaaatatttatNNNNNNNNNNNNNNNNNNNNNNNNNNNNNNNNNNNNNNNNNNNNNNNNNNNNNNNNNNNNNNNNNNNNNNNNNNNNNNNNNNNNNNNNNNNNNNNNNNNNNNNNNNNNNNNNNNNNNNNNNNNNNNNNNNNNNNNNNNNNNNNNNNNNNNNNNNNNNNNNNNNNNNNNNNNNNNNNNNNNNNNNNNNNNNNNNNNNNNNNNNNNNNNNNNNNNNNNNNNNNNNNNNNNNNNNNNNNNNNNNNNNNNNNNNNNNNNNNNNNNNNNNNNNNNNNNNNNNNNNNNNNNNNNNNNNNNNNNNNNNNNNNNNNNNNNNNNNNNNNNNNNNNNNNNNNNNNNNNNNNNNNNNNNNNNNNNNNNNNNNNNNNNNNNNNNNNNNNNNNNNNNNNNNNNNNNNNNNNNNNNNNNNNNNNNNNNNNNNNNNNNNNNNNNNNNNNNNNNNNNNNNNNNNNNNNNNNNNNNNNNNNNNNNNNNNNNNNNNNNNNNNNNNNNNNNNNNNNNNNNNNNNNNNNNNNNNNNNNNNNNNNNNNNNNNNNNNNNNNNNNNNNNNNNNNNNNNNNNNNNNNNNNNNNNNNNNNNNNNNNNNNNNNNNNNNNNNNNNNNNNNNNNNNNNNNNNNNNNNNNNNNNNNNNNNNNNNNNNNNNNNNNNNNNNNNNNNNNNNNNNNNNNNNNNNNNNNNNNNNNNNNNNNNNNNNNNNNNNNNNNNNNNNNNNNNNNNNNNNNNNNNNNNNNNNNNNNNNNNNNNNNNNNNNNNNNNNNNNNNNNNNNNNNNNNNNNNNNNNNNNNNNNNNNNNNNNNNNNNNNNNNNNNNNNNNNNNNNNNNNNNNNNNNNNNNNNNNNNNNNNNNNNNNNNNNNNNNNNNNNNNNNNNNNNNNNNNNNNNNNNNNNNNNNNNNNNNNNNNNNNNNNNNNNNNNNNNNNNNNNNNNNNNNNNNNNNNNNNNNNNNNNNNNNNNNNNNNNNNNNNNNNNNNNNNNNNNNNNNNNNNNNNNNNNNNNNNNNNNNNNNNNNNNNNNNNNNNNNNNNNNNNNNNNNNNNNNNNNNNNNNNNNNNNNNNNNNNNNNNNNNNNNNNNNNNNNNNNNNNNNNNNNNNNNNNNNNNNNNNNNNNNNNNNNNNNNNNNNNNNNNNNNNNNNNNNNNNNNNNNNNNNNNNNNNNNNNNNNNNNNNNNNNNNNNNNNNNNNNNNNNNNNNNNNNNNNNNNNNNNNNNNNNNNNNNNNNNNNNNNNNNNNNNNNNNNNNNNNNNNNNNNNNNNNNNNNNNNNNNNNNNNNNNNNNNNNNNNNNNNNNNNNNNNNNNNNNNNNNNNNNNNNNNNNNNNNNNNNNNNNNNNNNNNNNNNNNNNNNNNNNNNNNNNNNNNNNNNNNNNNNNNNNNNNNNNNNNNNNNNNNNNNNNNNNNNNNNNNNNNNNNNNNNNNNNNNNNNNNNNNNNNNNNNNNNNNNNNNNNNNNNNNNNNNNNNNNNNNNNNNNNNNNNNNNNNNNNNNNNNNNNNNNNNNNNNNNNNNNNNNNNNNNNNNNNNNNNNNNNNNNNNNNNNNNNNNNNNNNNNNNNNNNNNNNNNNNNNNNNNNNNNNNNNNNNNNNNNNNNNNNNNNNNNNNNNNNNNNNNNNNNNNNNNNNNNNNNNNNNNNNNNNNNNNNNNNNNNNNNNNNNNNNNNNNNNNNNNNNNNNNNNNNNNNNNNNNNNNNNNNNNNNNNNNNNNNNNNNNNNNNNNNNNNNNNNNNNNNNNNNNNNNNNNNNNNNNNNNNNNNNNNNNNNNNNNNNNNNNNNNNNNNNNNNNNNNNNNNNNNNNNNNNNNNNNNNNNNNNNNNNNNNNNNNNNNNNNNNNNNNNNNNNNNNNNNNNNNNNNNNNNNNNNNNNNNNNNNNNNNNNNNNNNNNNNNNNNNNNNNNNNNNNNNNNNNNNNNNNNNNNNNNNNNNNNNNNNNNNNNNNNNNNNNNNNNNNNNNNNNNNNNNNNNNNNNNNNNNNNNNNNNNNNNNNNNNNNNNNNNNNNNNNNNNNNNNNNNNNNNNNNNNNNNNNNNNNNNNNNNNNNNNNNNNNNNNNNNNNNNNNNNNNNNNNNNNNNNNNNNNNNNNNNNNNNNNNNNNNNNNNNNNNNNNNNNNNNNNNNNNNNNNNNNNNNNNNNNNNNNNNNNNNNNNNNNNNNNNNNNNNNNNNNNNNNNNNNNNNNNNNNNNNNNNNNNNNNNNNNNNNNNNNNNNNNNNNNNNNNNNNNNNNNNNNNNNNNNNNNNNNNNNNNNNNNNNNNNNNNNNNNNNNNNNNNNNNNNNNNNNNNNNNNNNNNNNNNNNNNNNNNNNNNNNNNNNNNNNNNNNNNNNNNNNNNNNNNNNNNNNNNNNNNNNNNNNNNNNNNNNNNNNNNNNNNNNNNNNNNNNNNNNNNNNNNNNNNNNNNNNNNNNNNNNNNNNNNNNNNNNNNNNNNNNNNNNNNNNNNNNNNNNNNNNNNNNNNNNNNNNNNNNNNNNNNNNNNNNNNNNNNNNNNNNNNNNNNNNNNNNNNNNNNNNNNNNNNNNNNNNNNNNNNNNNNNNNNNNNNNNNNNNNNNNNNNNNNNNNNNNNNNNNNNNNNNNNNNNNNNNNNNNNNNNNNNNNNNNNNNNNNNNNNNNNNNNNNNNNNNNNNNNNNNNNNNNNNNNNNNNNNNNNNNNNNNNNNNNNNNNNNNNNNNNNNNNNNNNNNNNNNNNNNNNNNNNNNNNNNNNNNNNNNNNNNNNNNNNNNNNNNNNNNNNNNNNNNNNNNNNNNNNNNNNNNNNNNNNNNNNNNNNNNNNNNNNNNNNNNNNNNNNNNNNNNNNNNNNNNNNNNNNNNNNNNNNNNNNNNNNNNNNNNNNNNNNNNNNNNNNNNNNNNNNNNNNNNNNNNNNNNNNNNNNNNNNNNNNNNNNNNNNNNNNNNNNNNNNNNNNNNNNNNNNNNNNNNNNNNNNNNNNNNNNNNNNNNNNNNNNNNNNNNNNNNNNNNNNNNNNNNNNNNNNNNNNNNNNNNNNNNNNNNNNNNNNNNNNNNNNNNNNNNNNNNNNNNNNNNNNNNNNNNNNNNNNNNNNNNNNNNNNNNNNNNNNNNNNNNNNNNNNNNNNNNNNNNNNNNNNNNNNNNNNNNNNNNNNNNNNNNNNNNNNNNNNNNNNNNNNNNNNNNNNNNNNNNNNNNNNNNNNNNNNNNNNNNNNNNNNNNNNNNNNNNNNNNNNNNNNNNNNNNNNNNNNNNNNNNNNNNNNNNNNNNNNNNNNNNNNNNNNNNNNNNNNNNNNNNNNNNNNNNNNNNNNNNNNNNNNNNNNNNNNNNNNNNNNNNNNNNNNNNNNNNNNNNNNNNNNNNNNNNNNNNNNNNNNNNNNNNNNNNNNNNNNNNNNNNNNNNNNNNNNNNNNNNNNNNNNNNNNNNNNNNNNNNNNNNNNNNNNNNNNNNNNNNNNNNNNNNNNNNNNNNNNNNNNNNNNNNNNNNNNNNNNNNNNNNNNNNNNNNNNNNNNNNNNNNNNNNNNNNNNNNNNNNNNNNNNNNNNNNNNNNNNNNNNNNNNNNNNNNNNNNNNNNNNNNNNNNNNNNNNNNNNNNNNNNNNNNNNNNNNNNNNNNNNNNNNNNNNNNNNNNNNNNNNNNNNNNNNNNNNNNNNNNNNNNNNNNNNNNNNNNNNNNNNNNNNNNNNNNNNNNNNNNNNNNNNNNNNNNNNNNNNNNNNNNNNNNNNNNNNNNNNNNNNNNNNNNNNNNNNNNNNNNNNNNNNNNNNNNNNNNNNNNNNNNNNNNNNNNNNNNNNNNNNNNNNNNNNNNNNNNNNNNNNNNNNNNNNNNNNNNNNNNNNNNNNNNNNNNNNNNNNNNNNNNNNNNNNNNNNNNNNNNNNNNNNNNNNNNNNNNNNNNNNNNNNNNNNNNNNNNNNNNNNNNNNNNNNNNNNNNNNNNNNNNNNNNNNNNNNNNNNNNNNNNNNNNNNNNNNNNNNNNNNNNNNNNNNNNNNNNNNNNNNNNNNNNNNNNNNNNNNNNNNNNNNNNNNNNNNNNNNNNNNNNNNNNNNNNNNNNNNNNNNNNNNNNNNNNNNNNNNNNNNNNNNNNNNNNNNNNNNNNNNNNNNNNNNNNNNNNNNNNNNNNNNNNNNNNNNNNNNNNNNNNNNNNNNNNNNNNNNNNNNNNNNNNNNNNNNNNNNNNNNNNNNNNNNNNNNNNNNNNNNNNNNNNNNNNNNNNNNNNNNNNNNNNNNNNNNNNNNNNNNNNNNNNNNNNNNNNNNNNNNNNNNNNNNNNNNNNNNNNNNNNNNNNNNNNNNNNNNNNNNNNNNNNNNNNNNNNNNNNNNNNNNNNNNNNNNNNNNNNNNNNNNNNNNNNNNNNNNNNNNNNNNNNNNNNNNNNNNNNNNNNNNNNNNNNNNNNNNNNNNNNNNNNNNNNNNNNNNNNNNNNNNNNNNNNNNNNNNNNNNNNNNNNNNNNNNNNNNNNNNNNNNNNNNNNNNNNNNNNNNNNNNNNNNNNNNNNNNNNNNNNNNNNNNNNNNNNNNNNNNNNNNNNNNNNNNNNNNNNNNNNNNNNNNNNNNNNNNNNNNNNNNNNNNNNNNNNNNNNNNNNNNNNNNNNNNNNNNNNNNNNNNNNNNNNNNNNNNNNNNNNNNNNNNNNNNNNNNNNNNNNNNNNNNNNNNNNNNNNNNNNNNNNNNNNNNNNNNNNNNNNNNNNNNNNNNNNNNNNNNNNNNNNNNNNNNNNNNNNNNNNNNNNNNNNNNNNNNNNNNNNNNNNNNNNNNNNNNNNNNNNNNNNNNNNNNNNNNNNNNNNNNNNNNNNNNNNNNNNNNNNNNNNNNNNNNNNNNNNNNNNNNNNNNNNNNNNNNNNNNNNNNNNNNNNNNNNNNNNNNNNNNNNNNNNNNNNNNNNNNNNNNNNNNNNNNNNNNNNNNNNNNNNNNNNNNNNNNNNNNNNNNNNNNNNNNNNNNNNNNNNNNNNNNNNNNNNNNNNNNNNNNNNNNNNNNNNNNNNNNNNNNNNNNNNNNNNNNNNNNNNNNNNNNNNNNNNNNNNNNNNNNNNNNNNNNNNNNNNNNNNNNNNNNNNNNNNNNNNNNNNNNNNNNNNNNNNNNNNNNNNNNNNNNNNNNNNNNNNNNNNNNNNNNNNNNNNNNNNNNNNNNNNNNNNNNNNNNNNNNNNNNNNNNNNNNNNNNNNNNNNNNNNNNNNNNNNNNNNNNNNNNNNNNNNNNNNNNNNNNNNNNNNNNNNNNNNNNNNNNNNNNNNNNNNNNNNNNNNNNNNNNNNNNNNNNNNNNNNNNNNNNNNNNNNNNNNNNNNNNNNNNNNNNNNNNNNNNNNNNNNNNNNNNNNNNNNNNNNNNNNNNNNNNNNNNNNNNNNNNNNNNNNNNNNNNNNNNNNNNNNNNNNNNNNNNNNNNNNNNNNNNNNNNNNNNNNNNNNNNNNNNNNNNNNNNNNNNNNNNNNNNNNNNNNNNNNNNNNNNNNNNNNNNNNNNNNNNNNNNNNNNNNNNNNNNNNNNNNNNNNNNNNNNNNNNNNNNNNNNNNNNNNNNNNNNNNNNNNN
It includes:
- the LOC18596055 gene encoding mediator of RNA polymerase II transcription subunit 6, translated to MATPPVAPPQAAAAGNFEAPPPLPMQPPGTDMTGICFRDQLWLNTYPLDRNLIFDYFALSPFYDWTCNNEQLRMHSIHPLDISQLSKMTGVEYMLSEVMEPNLFVIRKQKRDGPEKVTPMLAYYILDGSIYQAPQLCNVFAARVGRALYYISKAFTTAASKLEKIGYVDTENESETFESKGGKETIDFKEVKRVDHILASLQRKLPPAPPPPPFPEGFIPLATAEAEKDPENQQAVETQPPAIDPIIDQGPAKRMKF